A genome region from Musa acuminata AAA Group cultivar baxijiao chromosome BXJ3-5, Cavendish_Baxijiao_AAA, whole genome shotgun sequence includes the following:
- the LOC135637550 gene encoding uncharacterized protein LOC135637550: protein MMELSAPPPPRGHPLLAGLRRPPSIPASPLLLPHLSSCPITNRSLFASHSAKSLSLVSDAGWGRPRDRPPRARASDEDTSMVVVHDDPGSKRVDGPSFLMRSSYGEGDNPDGGEQIAEAANNLLSKLNLKIDSEEAYGILFYVAGALAALWISAAFVSSIDSLPVFPKVMEVVGLGFTIWFSTRYLIFKENRDELFTKLDELKEKILGPSNK from the exons ATGATGGAGCTCTCTGCGCCGCCTCCTCCTCGCGGCCACCCTTTACTCGCTGGCCTCCGCCGTCCCCCGTCCATCCCTGCCTCCCCTCTTCTCCTCCCCCACCTCTCCTCTTGCCCCATCACTAACCGATCACTATTCGCTTCGCACTCCGCCAAATCCCTTTCCTTGGTTTCTGATGCAGGATGGGGTCGTCCCCGTGATCGACCGCCGCGGGCCAGGGCCTCGGACGAGGATACCTCCATGGTTGTTGTACACGATGATCCTGGGTCGAAACGGGTCGATGGGCCTTCCTTTCTCATGAGGTCGTCGTACGGGGAGGGAGACAACCCCGATGGCGGAGAGCAGATTGCTGAGGCAGCGAATAATCTTTTGTCTAAGCTTAATCTTAAG ATAGACTCTGAAGAGGCATATGGCATCCTCTTTTATGTAGCTGGTGCTCTGGCTGCATTGTGGATTTCTGCAGCCTTTGTTTCCTCCATTGATTCCCTACCTGTG TTTCCAAAAGTGATGGAAGTTGTCGGCCTTGGCTTCACAATCTGGTTCAGCACTCGGTATCTGATATTTAAG GAAAACAGGGACGAATTATTTACCAAGCTTGATGAACTCAAAGAGAAAATATTAGGACCTAGCAATAAATGA
- the LOC135637944 gene encoding mitochondrial uncoupling protein 5-like, with the protein MGSKGFVEGGIASIAAGSTTHPLDLVKVRMQLQGEALSPAVSALRPAVVLQGEAGVAAVPHHHPALPPPPRRPGPFAVGAQILRAEGPVGLFSGVSATVLRQALYSTTRMGLYDLMKKRWSAPGDGGSLPLHRKVAAGLIAGGIGAVVGNPADVAMVRMQADGRLPQAKRRNYKSVLDAIGRMVRQEGVGSLWRGSSLTVNRAMIVTASQLATYDQAKEAILRRRGAGADGLGTHVTASLAAGLVAAAASNPVDVVKTRVMNMRAEAGAPLPYVGAVDCVLKTVRAEGLMALYKGFVPTVCRQGPFTVVLFVTLEQVRKLLENF; encoded by the coding sequence ATGGGCTCGAAAGGATTCGTGGAGGGAGGTATAGCTTCGATTGCTGCCGGGTCCACTACCCACCCCCTCGACCTCGTCAAGGTCCGGATGCAGCTCCAAGGCGAGGCCCTCAGCCCGGCCGTCTCCGCACTCCGCCCCGCTGTCGTCCTCCAAGGCGAAGCGGGCGTGGCCGCCGTCCCCCACCACCACCCGGCCCTGCCCCCGCCGCCGCGCCGACCCGGGCCGTTCGCGGTAGGCGCCCAGATCCTCCGCGCCGAGGGTCCTGTCGGGCTCTTCTCCGGAGTCTCGGCGACCGTCCTCCGCCAGGCCCTCTACTCCACCACCCGAATGGGTTTGTACGACCTGATGAAGAAGCGGTGGTCTGCGCCGGGCGACGGCGGGTCCCTACCGCTCCACCGAAAGGTCGCCGCCGGCCTCATCGCTGGTGGGATCGGCGCCGTGGTCGGCAACCCCGCCGACGTGGCCATGGTCCGGATGCAGGCCGACGGGCGGCTCCCCCAGGCGAAGCGCCGTAACTACAAGAGCGTGCTCGACGCTATCGGGCGGATGGTCCGGCAGGAGGGGGTGGGCAGCCTGTGGCGCGGCTCGTCGCTGACGGTGAACCGGGCGATGATCGTGACGGCGTCGCAGCTGGCGACGTACGACCAGGCGAAGGAAGCCATCCTGCGGCGCCGCGGTGCGGGGGCGGACGGGCTGGGGACGCACGTGACGGCGAGCTTGGCGGCGGGGCTGGTTGCGGCTGCGGCGTCGAACCCGGTGGACGTGGTGAAGACGCGGGTGATGAACATGAGGGCGGAGGCGGGGGCGCCACTGCCGTACGTCGGGGCGGTGGACTGCGTCCTGAAGACGGTGCGGGCGGAGGGCCTCATGGCGCTCTACAAGGGATTCGTGCCCACCGTGTGTCGCCAGGGCCCCTTCACCGTCGTTCTCTTCGTCACTCTCGAGCAGGTGCGCAAGCTCCTCGAGAACTTCTGA